The following proteins are co-located in the Paraburkholderia phytofirmans PsJN genome:
- the fliD gene encoding flagellar filament capping protein FliD — MSSISTSSSTASANSALQSAAQSIISGSTGNSSMDVSTLVTALVNAKVAGQTSALAAQQTSDNTTLSAYGALSSALSALQSGITNLANGNTLATFAATASGTGLTATAGVGAVAGSYSIAVTQIASSQALSSAAFGATTQLGTGTLSISMNGKSMDINVDNTNNTLSGIASAINASSSNPGVTATIVTGTDGAHLVLRAANTGAANVINVSTSNITSDTGLSSLGVTSTASTTGGQSSITSANSGSAWTQSGFAQDAEYTIGGIAGSSASNAVTGAISGVTINLTAAAVGTPAGTPQTLTIAQDTTAQNTAINNFVSLYNTVITTMSTLTSFSSGATSQGPLLGDSTLQTIKNTLANIVGGAVGSGSTGTTLAAIGITLKDDPADGTMVVDNNALNTALTSSPATVASLFNSTNGIAEQLNASITTFTQTGGIIDTRNTALNADLKSIATQQTALADYTTQLTNQYQAQFTALNTLMATMNNNSQYLTALFGGTNSAGALATNKS; from the coding sequence ATGTCCTCGATCTCAACCTCGTCCTCTACAGCAAGTGCCAATTCCGCGCTGCAGTCGGCTGCTCAGTCGATCATCAGCGGTTCGACCGGCAATTCGTCGATGGACGTGTCGACGCTCGTCACGGCACTCGTGAACGCGAAGGTCGCGGGACAAACCTCGGCTCTGGCGGCTCAGCAAACCTCCGACAACACCACGCTCTCAGCATACGGGGCGCTAAGCTCCGCGCTCAGCGCCCTGCAGTCGGGCATCACGAATCTCGCCAACGGCAACACGCTGGCAACGTTCGCGGCGACCGCGAGCGGCACCGGGCTGACCGCGACAGCGGGCGTCGGCGCCGTGGCCGGCAGCTATTCGATCGCCGTGACGCAGATCGCCAGCTCGCAAGCCTTGTCGTCGGCAGCCTTTGGCGCCACGACGCAACTGGGCACCGGCACGCTGTCGATCTCGATGAACGGCAAGTCGATGGATATCAACGTCGACAACACCAACAACACGCTCTCGGGCATCGCGTCGGCGATCAACGCGAGCAGCAGCAACCCCGGCGTCACGGCAACCATCGTGACCGGCACGGACGGCGCCCACCTCGTGCTGCGCGCGGCGAACACGGGGGCGGCCAACGTCATCAATGTTTCGACCAGCAACATCACCAGCGACACCGGTCTGTCGAGCCTCGGCGTGACGTCGACGGCCAGCACCACGGGCGGCCAGTCGAGCATTACGTCGGCTAATTCGGGCAGCGCCTGGACGCAGAGCGGCTTCGCGCAGGACGCGGAGTACACGATCGGCGGAATCGCCGGCAGCAGCGCGAGCAACGCGGTGACCGGCGCCATTTCAGGCGTGACGATCAATCTGACGGCGGCGGCCGTGGGCACGCCCGCGGGCACCCCGCAAACGCTGACCATCGCGCAGGACACCACCGCGCAGAACACCGCGATCAACAATTTCGTGAGCCTGTACAACACCGTCATCACGACGATGTCCACGCTCACGTCGTTCAGCTCCGGCGCGACGTCGCAAGGTCCGCTGCTGGGCGACTCCACGCTGCAGACCATCAAGAACACGCTGGCCAACATCGTCGGCGGCGCGGTCGGCTCGGGCAGCACCGGCACCACGCTGGCGGCGATCGGCATCACGCTGAAGGACGATCCGGCCGACGGCACGATGGTGGTCGACAACAACGCGCTGAACACCGCGCTGACGAGCAGCCCGGCCACGGTCGCGTCGCTCTTCAACTCGACCAACGGCATTGCCGAGCAGCTGAACGCCAGCATCACCACGTTCACGCAGACCGGCGGCATCATCGACACGCGCAACACCGCGCTGAACGCCGACCTGAAAAGCATTGCCACGCAACAAACCGCGCTCGCCGACTACACGACGCAATTGACGAACCAGTATCAGGCGCAGTTCACCGCCCTGAACACGTTGATGGCGACCATGAACAACAATTCGCAATACCTGACCGCGCTGTTCGGCGGCACCAACAGCGCGGGCGCGCTGGCCACGAACAAGAGCTAA
- a CDS encoding O-linked N-acetylglucosamine transferase family protein: MTLLYEQPPAEPLTPEQQLEQDIALVLQTALDHHHKGEFEDAHALYRAILDANPKHADVLYNLGVLLGQTARTAEALPLFEQCLGLHPHNGQYWAAYISALIDAGETAAAWLALEMGQKQGLKGPAVDGLIVRMANPGKVIHTLPVAAQKPQAEPAAATETPPAAESTRTTIASGRRVSQQETNRYTALYNKGNVVEAVKLARSLTQRFPADGNSWRWLGIALHRLGRYDEALAPLRKAAELFPEELESRTVLADTLRLKGLPAETEQECRKILAINPDYAEAQRIFGMSLVHQGRVAEGLAAARRAIELAPNNSTAYSTLGVLLLDLGFVSEAEKEFRAALEKDPKDHIAANNFLFTLSHNPEIDHGTLFAEHTNFARQHEDPVRAQWPRHVNKRSPDRKLKIGLVSGDLFRHAVASYLLPIMEHLAKDPNLSLHVYNNHIAEDDYTQLLRNCADEWHQITGMPDAQLANKIRDERIDILFDLSGHTGRNRLLTFARKPAPIQVTWMGYPGTTGLSAMDYYLADKYGVPFGPAENQFSEKIVHLPSSATFLPEQSAPPVNILPAMHNGYVTFGSFNRLNKLRRDVIALWAELLRAQPTAKMLLGAIATDEDEQLLIDWFAGEGIERERLMFRRRSSIPVYLQQHFHVDICLDTFPYTGSTTVLNSLWMGVPTLTIAGDTLASRAGTTWMSHVGLDDFVVANKEEFVARGVALASDLPALADIRTGLRERCAASAAFRPEVVAAGVSRALRIMWQRWCAGEPAAAFEVSIEDVTGAASEAPVLSEQGESK, encoded by the coding sequence ATGACTCTCCTGTACGAGCAGCCGCCTGCTGAACCCCTGACGCCCGAACAACAACTCGAGCAGGACATCGCGCTCGTGTTGCAAACGGCGCTCGACCATCACCACAAGGGCGAATTCGAGGACGCGCATGCGCTGTATCGGGCCATTCTCGACGCGAATCCGAAACACGCCGACGTGCTGTACAACCTCGGCGTACTGCTCGGCCAGACCGCCCGTACGGCGGAAGCCCTGCCGCTTTTCGAGCAGTGCCTGGGACTTCATCCTCACAACGGCCAGTACTGGGCCGCCTACATCAGCGCGCTGATCGACGCCGGCGAAACCGCCGCGGCATGGCTGGCGCTCGAGATGGGTCAGAAGCAGGGCTTGAAGGGACCGGCGGTGGACGGCTTGATCGTGCGCATGGCCAATCCCGGCAAAGTCATCCATACCTTGCCGGTCGCGGCGCAGAAGCCGCAAGCTGAGCCGGCCGCTGCAACAGAGACGCCGCCGGCTGCGGAAAGCACGCGCACCACCATCGCATCGGGCCGCCGGGTCAGCCAGCAGGAAACCAACCGCTACACGGCGCTTTATAACAAAGGCAATGTCGTCGAGGCGGTGAAACTCGCCCGCTCCCTGACGCAACGCTTTCCCGCCGATGGCAATTCGTGGCGCTGGCTCGGCATCGCGCTGCACCGTCTGGGCCGCTATGACGAAGCGCTTGCCCCGCTGCGCAAAGCCGCTGAACTGTTTCCCGAGGAACTCGAAAGCCGCACCGTGCTGGCCGATACGCTGCGCCTGAAAGGCTTGCCGGCGGAAACCGAGCAGGAGTGCCGCAAGATCCTCGCGATCAACCCGGACTACGCCGAAGCGCAGCGGATCTTCGGCATGTCGCTGGTTCATCAGGGCCGCGTGGCCGAGGGCCTGGCCGCCGCACGGCGCGCGATCGAACTCGCGCCGAACAATTCCACCGCCTACAGCACGCTCGGCGTGTTGCTGCTCGATCTCGGCTTCGTGAGCGAGGCGGAAAAAGAATTCCGCGCCGCGCTGGAGAAGGATCCGAAAGACCACATCGCGGCCAACAACTTCCTCTTCACGCTGTCGCACAACCCGGAGATCGATCACGGCACGCTGTTCGCCGAGCACACCAACTTCGCGCGTCAGCATGAAGATCCGGTGCGCGCGCAGTGGCCGCGTCACGTGAACAAACGCTCGCCGGATCGCAAGCTGAAGATCGGCCTCGTTTCGGGCGACCTGTTCCGCCACGCCGTCGCGTCGTATTTGCTGCCGATCATGGAGCATCTGGCCAAGGACCCGAATCTGTCCTTGCATGTGTACAACAACCACATCGCCGAAGACGACTACACGCAGTTGCTGCGCAATTGCGCCGATGAATGGCACCAGATCACCGGCATGCCGGACGCGCAACTCGCCAACAAGATCCGCGACGAACGCATCGACATTCTGTTCGATCTGTCGGGCCACACGGGCCGCAACCGGCTGCTGACGTTCGCGCGCAAGCCCGCGCCGATTCAGGTGACCTGGATGGGTTATCCGGGCACCACCGGCCTGAGCGCGATGGACTATTACCTGGCGGACAAGTACGGCGTGCCGTTCGGGCCGGCGGAAAACCAGTTCTCCGAAAAGATCGTCCATCTGCCGTCGAGCGCGACGTTCCTGCCGGAGCAGAGCGCGCCGCCGGTCAATATTCTGCCGGCCATGCATAACGGCTATGTCACGTTCGGCAGTTTCAACCGCCTGAACAAACTGCGCCGCGACGTGATCGCCCTGTGGGCCGAGTTGCTGCGCGCTCAGCCGACCGCAAAAATGTTGCTCGGCGCGATCGCCACCGACGAAGACGAACAGTTGCTGATCGACTGGTTCGCCGGGGAAGGCATCGAGCGCGAGCGGTTGATGTTCCGCCGCCGTTCGAGCATTCCGGTTTATCTGCAACAGCATTTCCACGTCGATATCTGCCTGGACACGTTCCCGTACACGGGTTCGACCACGGTGCTGAACTCGTTGTGGATGGGCGTGCCCACGCTGACTATCGCCGGCGACACGCTGGCGAGCCGCGCCGGTACGACCTGGATGTCGCATGTCGGGCTCGATGACTTCGTGGTCGCGAACAAGGAAGAATTCGTTGCGCGCGGCGTGGCATTGGCCTCCGACCTTCCCGCGCTCGCCGACATCCGCACCGGCTTGCGCGAACGCTGCGCGGCCTCGGCGGCGTTCCGTCCCGAGGTGGTCGCGGCAGGCGTCTCACGCGCACTGCGGATCATGTGGCAACGCTGGTGTGCGGGCGAACCGGCCGCTGCCTTCGAAGTTTCGATCGAAGACGTAACCGGCGC
- a CDS encoding flagellar protein FliT, whose amino-acid sequence MNAHNLNQTELVERVLSITREIEQAASLADWPEAARLTETRSPLLMSLTADQEPAALDMIRQIQAIDTALLTDAAVTQNELHFEFEAAIGRTKAASEYQRMARL is encoded by the coding sequence ATGAACGCGCACAACCTGAACCAGACGGAATTGGTCGAACGCGTGCTGTCGATCACGCGGGAAATCGAGCAGGCGGCCTCGCTCGCGGACTGGCCGGAAGCCGCCCGCCTGACGGAAACGCGTTCGCCGCTGCTGATGTCGCTCACCGCGGATCAGGAACCGGCGGCTCTGGACATGATCCGCCAGATCCAGGCGATCGACACGGCGCTCCTCACGGACGCGGCAGTCACCCAGAATGAACTGCATTTCGAGTTCGAAGCGGCGATCGGACGCACCAAGGCCGCCAGCGAATATCAGCGCATGGCCCGCCTGTAA